In the Sarcophilus harrisii chromosome 1, mSarHar1.11, whole genome shotgun sequence genome, one interval contains:
- the MC5R gene encoding melanocortin receptor 5 yields MNSSFFLHTLDVNFSSLRGNMSGPMIKSKSSPCEQVGIAVEVFLTLGIISLLENILVIGAIVKNKNLHSPMYFFVCNLAVADMLVSVSNAWETITIYLINNKHLVMEDAFVRHIDNVFDSMICISVVASMCSLLAIAVDRYVTIFYALRYHNIMTVKRSGLIIACIWAFCTGCGIIFILYYESTYVIICLITMFFTMLFLMVSLYIHMFLLARTHVKQIAALSGYSSVRQRISMKGAITLTMLLGVFIVCWAPFFLHLILMISCPQNLYCICFMSHFNMYLILIMCNSVIDPLIYAFRSQEMRKTFKEIICCYGLRMTCGFPIKY; encoded by the coding sequence AtgaactcttctttttttctgcacACGCTGGATGTCAACTTCAGCTCTTTGAGGGGCAATATGTCTGGACCCATGATCAAGAGCAAATCTTCACCCTGTGAGCAAGTGGGTATAGCTGTAGAGGTGTTCCTGACTCTTGGTATCATCAGCCTCTTGGAGAATATTTTAGTCATCGGAGCCATAGTTAAGAACAAGAACTTGCACTCACCCATGTATTTCTTTGTATGCAATTTGGCTGTTGCAGACATGCTAGTGAGTGTGTCCAATGCTTGGGAGACCATCACAATATACTTAATAAACAATAAGCATCTGGTGATGGAAGATGCTTTTGTGCGCCACATAGACAATGTGTTTGATTCAATGATCTGCATCTCTGTAGTGGCCTCCATGTGCAGCCTGTTGGCCATTGCAGTGGACAGGTATGTTACCATTTTCTATGCCCTGCGCTACCACAACATCATGACGGTGAAGCGATCGGGGCTCATCATTGCATGCATCTGGGCCTTTTGCACCGGCTGTGGGATCATCTTCATTCTGTACTATGAGTCTACTTATGTCATCATTTGTCTCATTACCATGTTTTTCACCATGCTATTCCTTATGGTATCTCTATATATTCACATGTTTCTCCTGGCTAGGACTCATGTGAAACAGATTGCAGCCCTGTCTGGCTATAGTTCAGTCCGGCAGAGGATCAGCATGAAAGGGGCCATCACCCTGACAATGTTACTTGGAGTTTTCATTGTTTGCTGGGCTCCATTTTTCCTCCACCTCATCTTAATGATTTCTTGTCCCCAGAACCTTTACTGTATTTGCTTCATGTCCCATTTCAACATGTACCTCATCCTCATTATGTGTAACTCTGTGATTGACCCTCTGATCTATGCCTTCCGCAGTCAGGAGATGAGGAAGACCTTCAAAGAGATTATTTGTTGCTATGGACTAAGAATGACCTGTGGATTCCCTATcaagtattaa